From one Nematostella vectensis chromosome 7, jaNemVect1.1, whole genome shotgun sequence genomic stretch:
- the LOC5510701 gene encoding uncharacterized protein LOC5510701 isoform X1 — MVGGIKLGVVILFVQLWLVTSEKFGLCPRAGPYGPCVVTCGADEHCEGIKKCCSNGCGAWCSEPTCPSGQTKVDCPLSLCNYAGCPNKPRDSLRCSVAFCDQCKVNFYNVTTGEEVDCGPEETLCVRMREASQNNGVMLGQYIPECDPSGAFKQTQCHEGYCFCVDKHGIPDMKTRVRGKPTCPEKTLCQKQMEEALKLPPMGRFVPSCEGDGSFSAKQCHPSTGQCWCVDEYGREWLGTRSRGQALDCKQSVCPKGVSQMKCDVMLCKTATCPGYEKASCRVNPCGACKPEFLDQYNRPVKCLTSCQSQRNEALGVTLGSPTPTPVVGKYIPQCTPEGEYKQVQCYGSTGYCWCVDQMGSPVLGTIVRGVPQCNSSAVGVCPPGKPMFTCLRNMCQYASCPAYPDAGCRVNPCAGCRAEFLDANGDVILDCNKGMTNCQTKRAAALQGSQGGLQPVGRFLPSCDVKGAYEKIQCWGSIGFCWCVDSSGNEIKGTRVRGTPSCDTTPAPTASVAVVNKEGFCPFKQPRDSAFCSQAKKCSSDGSCGGNQKCCNSTCGLICQDPLITACPNGRPFLLCLHMCNFAQCPAHPNAKCVSDPCRMCHVEFRDDKNNVVDCKQGLTDCQLRRHQAAGLLGAFRPLCDNAGAYEKIQSHEGYYWCVDSQGREINGTRLRFNKPTTCTSNSSSDMSLCQLQASQSQGSGPRMMVGRYVPQCDKDGSFHQVQCHPSTGFCWCVNTTSGIVVRNTQTRGRPDCTKACSPVMCLMYCEFGFVKDQYGCEICKCAYAPAKPGFCGSGSLSCSDAQTKCQYDGDCAGADKCCNTQCGKICTSAVLKEKTGFCPKRRVDHVGVCVNYCGTDGDCAGDKKCCSNGCGRTCTSPVRQACPEGQPVVMCLRDPCESASCPANPMATCRPNYCGTCSAEFYDERNNKVNCTSGLTRCQRSYLEAQSRGPLIGAYIPQCDKDGRYSALQCHGSTGYCWCVNPETGEELLGTRKQPGSGLPSCNATKTSGPTCPSNSKRFRLCESSLCANTNCTRNPRARCVAPMGACGTCRPKHYDYDGSAVDCMTECQRKKLEATEGGLLGAYHPSCNADGTYTLVQCHEGYCWCSSPDGREWPGTRARGQPKCLRERMPEIKHVHVTLRFKNNFDDVKDSVKDFSAVLKTHICKYLSIKAEQIQELSVKSGSIVVEFNVVAAKDGQDLSTFEQDIYNKVRQNDIVVSYGGMTFVTSPQEVQASAQYSSDSKAVSSKGMSSTTIALICVFVALAVVVVAIVVVVVKRRRNRDQAGTDGDSAGFLYKDGRAESYLFIFSYLVPIKTSVFPIALFRPDSSTKTDELRATVPQRKHKPLAIPAGNSKPETSTKRCS, encoded by the exons ATGGTTGGTGGCATTAAGCTAGGAGTTGTCATTCTTTTTGTTCAG tTATGGCTAGTGACATCAG AGAAGTTTGGGCTCTGTCCCCGTGCGGGACCCTATGGGCCGTGTGTAGTGACTTGCGGTGCTGATGAGCATTGCGAGGGAATCAAGAAGTGCTGCAGCAATGGCTGTGGGGCCTGGTGCTCAGAACCAA CTTGCCCCAGTGGCCAGACAAAGGTTGACTGCCCTCTCTCTTTGTGCAATTATGCTGGCTGTCCTAACAAGCCAAGGGATAGCCTTCGCTGCTCTGTGGCCTTTTGTGACCAGTGCAAAGTCAACTTCTATAATGTGACGACTGGAGAGGAAGTTGACTGTGGACCAG aGGAAACCCTTTGTGTTCGAATGCGTGAAGCAAGTCAGAACAATGGTGTTATGCTCGGTCAGTACATCCCTGAGTGTGATCCATCTGGGGCattcaaacaaacacaatGTCACGAGGGATACTGCTTCTGCGTGGATAAGCATGGTATCCCTGACATGAAGACACGAGTTCGTGGGAAACCCACCTGTCCAG AGAAAACCCTTTGTCAAAAGCAGATGGAGGAAGCACTTAAACTGCCTCCCATGGGTCGGTTTGTGCCCTCATGCGAAGGTGACGGATCATTCAGTGCAAAGCAGTGTCATCCCTCCACTGGGCAGTGCTGGTGTGTGGACGAGTATGGCAGAGAATGGCTCGGAACAAGATCTAGAGGACAAGCACTAGACTGCAAACAGTCTG TATGCCCTAAAGGGGTCTCCCAGATGAAGTGCGATGTCATGCTGTGCAAAACCGCTACCTGCCCTGGGTACGAGAAGGCATCTTGCCGTGTGAACCCTTGTGGTGCATGCAAGCCTGAATTTCTAGATCAATACAACAGACCTGTTAAAT GCCTGACTTCATGCCAGAGCCAGAGAAACGAAGCATTAGGCGTGACCCTAGGATCGCCCACACCAACGCCCGTTGTTGGCAAATACATTCCCCAGTGTACCCCTGAGGGGGAGTATAAACAGGTCCAGTGCTATGGCTCTACCGGGTACTGCTGGTGTGTGGACCAAATGGGGAGTCCCGTGCTGGGCACTATTGTCAGGGGCGTCCCTCAGTGTAACAGCTCGGCTGTTGGAG TGTGTCCACCCGGCAAGCCCATGTTCACCTGTCTCCGTAACATGTGTCAGTATGCCTCCTGCCCCGCCTATCCTGATGCAGGATGCCGAGTGAACCCCTGCGCTGGCTGTCGTGCAGAATTCTTGGATGCCAATGGAGATGTTATTCTAGATTGCAATAAAG GCATGACCAACTGCCAGACTAAACGGGCTGCCGCCCTTCAAGGATCCCAAGGTGGCCTTCAGCCTGTTGGCCGATTTCTGCCATCCTGTGACGTCAAAGGAGCCTATGAGAAGATCCAGTGCTGGGGCTCTATAGGTTTCTGCTGGTGTGTTGACAGTAGTGGGAATGAGATTAAAGGCACCAGGGTGCGAGGTACCCCGTCATGTGACACCACGCCTGCACCTACTGCATCAG TTGCTGTTGTCAATAAGGAGGGATTTTGCCCTTTCAAGCAGCCCCGAGATTCTGCTTTCTGTAGCCAAGCCAAGAAGTGTTCCTCGGATGGTAGCTGTGGCGGAAACCAGAAATGTTGCAATAGCACGTGCGGTCTAATCTGCCAGGACCCTCTCATCACAG CGTGTCCAAATGGTCGCCCGTTCCTGCTGTGTCTTCACATGTGTAACTTCGCACAATGCCCCGCCCATCCGAATGCCAAGTGCGTGTCTGACCCCTGTCGCATGTGTCACGTGGAGTTTCGCGACGATAAGAACAACGTGGTCGACTGCAAGCAAG GTCTAACGGACTGTCAACTAAGGCGTCATCAGGCTGCTGGTCTCCTTGGTGCGTTCAGACCGCTGTGCGACAATGCAGGCGCATACGAGAAGATCCAGAGTCACGAGGGTTACTACTGGTGTGTTGACAGCCAAGGTCGCGAGATCAACGGGACTCGACTCAGGTTCAACAAGCCGACGACCTGCACAAGCAATAGCAGCAGTG ATATGAGTCTTTGCCAGCTTCAAGCCTCACAAAGTCAGGGCTCAG GGCCCCGCATGATGGTAGGTCGTTACGTGCCACAGTGTGACAAGGACGGCTCATTTCATCAAGTCCAGTGCCACCCCTCCACGGGATTCTGTTGGTGCGTCAACACTACATCCGGGATAGTAGTACGGAATACTCAGACCAGAGGCAGACCAGACTGCACAAAAG CCTGTAGCCCCGTGATGTGTCTCATGTACTGTGAGTTTGGCTTCGTCAAGGATCAGTATGGCTGTGAGATCTGCAAGTGTGCTTATGCGCCCGCGAAACCAGGATTCTGTGGCAGTGGTTCTCTGTCTTGTTCTGATGCGCAAACCAAGTGTCAGTATGATGGGGACTGCGCAGGGGCGGACAAGTGCTGTAACACGCAGTGCGGGAAGATTTGCACCAGTGCCGTTTTGAAAG AGAAGACAGGGTTCTGCCCCAAGCGTCGTGTGGACCATGTAGGAGTGTGTGTGAATTACTGCGGCACTGATGGCGACTGTGCCGGGGACAAGAAGTGTTGTAGCAATGGCTGCGGTCGAACCTGCACATCACCTGTGCGGCAAG CATGTCCTGAAGGTCAGCCTGTGGTTATGTGTCTCCGCGATCCGTGCGAGTCTGCGAGTTGTCCCGCCAACCCTATGGCTACATGTCGTCCAAACTACTGCGGTACATGCAGCGCTGAATTCTACGACGAGAGGAACAACAAGGTCAACTGCACCTCGG GTCTGACCCGATGCCAGCGCAGTTATCTGGAGGCTCAGTCCCGGGGCCCTCTGATCGGCGCGTACATCCCGCAGTGCGACAAGGACGGGCGATACTCAGCTCTTCAGTGTCACGGCTCCACAGGTTACTGCTGGTGTGTTAACCCGGAGACCGGCGAGGAGCTCCTGGGGACGAGGAAACAACCTGGCAGCGGTCTTCCATCTT GTAACGCCACCAAGACGTCCGGCCCCACGTGCCCGTCTAACAGCAAAAGGTTCAGGCTGTGCGAGTCCTCATTGTGCGCGAACACCAACTGCACGCGTAACCCACGTGCTCGATGCGTGGCACCGATGGGCGCTTGCGGCACGTGTAGACCCAAGCACTACGACTACGATGGGTCAGCGGTGGACT GTATGACGGAGTGTCAGAGGAAGAAGCTAGAAGCTACTGAGGGGGGGCTACTCGGGGCTTATCATCCGTCCTGTAACGCAGACGGCACGTACACTCTGGTCCAGTGCCACGAGGGGTACTGCTGGTGCTCGTCCCCTGATGGCCGCGAGTGGCCTGGGACCAGAGCAAGAGGACAGCCCAAGTGCCTTCGCGAGAGAA TGCCAGAAATCAA ACACGTACATGTGACGTTGAGGTTCAAGAACAATTTTGACGACGTCAAAGACAGCGTGAAAGACTTTAGCGC GGTGTTGAAGACGCATATCTGCAAGTACTTAAGCATCAAGGCAGAGCAAATCCAGGAATTATCG GTCAAGAGTGGCAGCATTGTAGTAGAGTTCAATGTTGTGGCAGCTAAAGACGGACAAGACTTGAGCACTTTCGAGCAAGACATCTACAACAAG GTTCGTCAAAACGACATCGTTGTGAGTTACGGCGGCATGACGTTCGTCACCAGTCCTCAAGAGGTCCAAGCCTCGGCCCAGTACTCCTCAGATTCTAAAGCCGTGAGCAGCAAGGGAATGAGCTCCACCACGATTGCTTTGATCTGCGTGTTCGTCGCTCTTGCCGTGGTTGTAGTTGCTATCGTCGTTGTCGTG GTAAAGCGAAGACGAAACAGAGATCAAGCTGGCACCGACGGAGACTCG GCCGGATTCCTCTACAAAGACGGACGAGCTGAGAGCTACTTATTTATATTTAGTTATCTGGTACCAATTAAAACATCAGTTTTTCCTATTGCCCTTTTTAGGCCGGATTCCTCTACAAAGACGGACGAGCTGAGAGCTACAGTACCACAGCGCAAACATAAGCCACTCGCCATTCCGGCCGGAAATAGCAAACCGGAAACGTCTACCAAACGATGTTCGTGA
- the LOC5510701 gene encoding uncharacterized protein LOC5510701 isoform X2 yields the protein MVGGIKLGVVILFVQLWLVTSEKFGLCPRAGPYGPCVVTCGADEHCEGIKKCCSNGCGAWCSEPTCPSGQTKVDCPLSLCNYAGCPNKPRDSLRCSVAFCDQCKVNFYNVTTGEEVDCGPEETLCVRMREASQNNGVMLGQYIPECDPSGAFKQTQCHEGYCFCVDKHGIPDMKTRVRGKPTCPEKTLCQKQMEEALKLPPMGRFVPSCEGDGSFSAKQCHPSTGQCWCVDEYGREWLGTRSRGQALDCKQSVCPKGVSQMKCDVMLCKTATCPGYEKASCRVNPCGACKPEFLDQYNRPVKCLTSCQSQRNEALGVTLGSPTPTPVVGKYIPQCTPEGEYKQVQCYGSTGYCWCVDQMGSPVLGTIVRGVPQCNSSAVGVCPPGKPMFTCLRNMCQYASCPAYPDAGCRVNPCAGCRAEFLDANGDVILDCNKGMTNCQTKRAAALQGSQGGLQPVGRFLPSCDVKGAYEKIQCWGSIGFCWCVDSSGNEIKGTRVRGTPSCDTTPAPTASVAVVNKEGFCPFKQPRDSAFCSQAKKCSSDGSCGGNQKCCNSTCGLICQDPLITACPNGRPFLLCLHMCNFAQCPAHPNAKCVSDPCRMCHVEFRDDKNNVVDCKQGLTDCQLRRHQAAGLLGAFRPLCDNAGAYEKIQSHEGYYWCVDSQGREINGTRLRFNKPTTCTSNSSSDMSLCQLQASQSQGSGPRMMVGRYVPQCDKDGSFHQVQCHPSTGFCWCVNTTSGIVVRNTQTRGRPDCTKACSPVMCLMYCEFGFVKDQYGCEICKCAYAPAKPGFCGSGSLSCSDAQTKCQYDGDCAGADKCCNTQCGKICTSAVLKEKTGFCPKRRVDHVGVCVNYCGTDGDCAGDKKCCSNGCGRTCTSPVRQACPEGQPVVMCLRDPCESASCPANPMATCRPNYCGTCSAEFYDERNNKVNCTSGLTRCQRSYLEAQSRGPLIGAYIPQCDKDGRYSALQCHGSTGYCWCVNPETGEELLGTRKQPGSGLPSCNATKTSGPTCPSNSKRFRLCESSLCANTNCTRNPRARCVAPMGACGTCRPKHYDYDGSAVDCMTECQRKKLEATEGGLLGAYHPSCNADGTYTLVQCHEGYCWCSSPDGREWPGTRARGQPKCLRERMPEIKHVHVTLRFKNNFDDVKDSVKDFSAVLKTHICKYLSIKAEQIQELSVKSGSIVVEFNVVAAKDGQDLSTFEQDIYNKVRQNDIVVSYGGMTFVTSPQEVQASAQYSSDSKAVSSKGMSSTTIALICVFVALAVVVVAIVVVVVKRRRNRDQAGTDGDSAGFLYKDGRAESYSTTAQT from the exons ATGGTTGGTGGCATTAAGCTAGGAGTTGTCATTCTTTTTGTTCAG tTATGGCTAGTGACATCAG AGAAGTTTGGGCTCTGTCCCCGTGCGGGACCCTATGGGCCGTGTGTAGTGACTTGCGGTGCTGATGAGCATTGCGAGGGAATCAAGAAGTGCTGCAGCAATGGCTGTGGGGCCTGGTGCTCAGAACCAA CTTGCCCCAGTGGCCAGACAAAGGTTGACTGCCCTCTCTCTTTGTGCAATTATGCTGGCTGTCCTAACAAGCCAAGGGATAGCCTTCGCTGCTCTGTGGCCTTTTGTGACCAGTGCAAAGTCAACTTCTATAATGTGACGACTGGAGAGGAAGTTGACTGTGGACCAG aGGAAACCCTTTGTGTTCGAATGCGTGAAGCAAGTCAGAACAATGGTGTTATGCTCGGTCAGTACATCCCTGAGTGTGATCCATCTGGGGCattcaaacaaacacaatGTCACGAGGGATACTGCTTCTGCGTGGATAAGCATGGTATCCCTGACATGAAGACACGAGTTCGTGGGAAACCCACCTGTCCAG AGAAAACCCTTTGTCAAAAGCAGATGGAGGAAGCACTTAAACTGCCTCCCATGGGTCGGTTTGTGCCCTCATGCGAAGGTGACGGATCATTCAGTGCAAAGCAGTGTCATCCCTCCACTGGGCAGTGCTGGTGTGTGGACGAGTATGGCAGAGAATGGCTCGGAACAAGATCTAGAGGACAAGCACTAGACTGCAAACAGTCTG TATGCCCTAAAGGGGTCTCCCAGATGAAGTGCGATGTCATGCTGTGCAAAACCGCTACCTGCCCTGGGTACGAGAAGGCATCTTGCCGTGTGAACCCTTGTGGTGCATGCAAGCCTGAATTTCTAGATCAATACAACAGACCTGTTAAAT GCCTGACTTCATGCCAGAGCCAGAGAAACGAAGCATTAGGCGTGACCCTAGGATCGCCCACACCAACGCCCGTTGTTGGCAAATACATTCCCCAGTGTACCCCTGAGGGGGAGTATAAACAGGTCCAGTGCTATGGCTCTACCGGGTACTGCTGGTGTGTGGACCAAATGGGGAGTCCCGTGCTGGGCACTATTGTCAGGGGCGTCCCTCAGTGTAACAGCTCGGCTGTTGGAG TGTGTCCACCCGGCAAGCCCATGTTCACCTGTCTCCGTAACATGTGTCAGTATGCCTCCTGCCCCGCCTATCCTGATGCAGGATGCCGAGTGAACCCCTGCGCTGGCTGTCGTGCAGAATTCTTGGATGCCAATGGAGATGTTATTCTAGATTGCAATAAAG GCATGACCAACTGCCAGACTAAACGGGCTGCCGCCCTTCAAGGATCCCAAGGTGGCCTTCAGCCTGTTGGCCGATTTCTGCCATCCTGTGACGTCAAAGGAGCCTATGAGAAGATCCAGTGCTGGGGCTCTATAGGTTTCTGCTGGTGTGTTGACAGTAGTGGGAATGAGATTAAAGGCACCAGGGTGCGAGGTACCCCGTCATGTGACACCACGCCTGCACCTACTGCATCAG TTGCTGTTGTCAATAAGGAGGGATTTTGCCCTTTCAAGCAGCCCCGAGATTCTGCTTTCTGTAGCCAAGCCAAGAAGTGTTCCTCGGATGGTAGCTGTGGCGGAAACCAGAAATGTTGCAATAGCACGTGCGGTCTAATCTGCCAGGACCCTCTCATCACAG CGTGTCCAAATGGTCGCCCGTTCCTGCTGTGTCTTCACATGTGTAACTTCGCACAATGCCCCGCCCATCCGAATGCCAAGTGCGTGTCTGACCCCTGTCGCATGTGTCACGTGGAGTTTCGCGACGATAAGAACAACGTGGTCGACTGCAAGCAAG GTCTAACGGACTGTCAACTAAGGCGTCATCAGGCTGCTGGTCTCCTTGGTGCGTTCAGACCGCTGTGCGACAATGCAGGCGCATACGAGAAGATCCAGAGTCACGAGGGTTACTACTGGTGTGTTGACAGCCAAGGTCGCGAGATCAACGGGACTCGACTCAGGTTCAACAAGCCGACGACCTGCACAAGCAATAGCAGCAGTG ATATGAGTCTTTGCCAGCTTCAAGCCTCACAAAGTCAGGGCTCAG GGCCCCGCATGATGGTAGGTCGTTACGTGCCACAGTGTGACAAGGACGGCTCATTTCATCAAGTCCAGTGCCACCCCTCCACGGGATTCTGTTGGTGCGTCAACACTACATCCGGGATAGTAGTACGGAATACTCAGACCAGAGGCAGACCAGACTGCACAAAAG CCTGTAGCCCCGTGATGTGTCTCATGTACTGTGAGTTTGGCTTCGTCAAGGATCAGTATGGCTGTGAGATCTGCAAGTGTGCTTATGCGCCCGCGAAACCAGGATTCTGTGGCAGTGGTTCTCTGTCTTGTTCTGATGCGCAAACCAAGTGTCAGTATGATGGGGACTGCGCAGGGGCGGACAAGTGCTGTAACACGCAGTGCGGGAAGATTTGCACCAGTGCCGTTTTGAAAG AGAAGACAGGGTTCTGCCCCAAGCGTCGTGTGGACCATGTAGGAGTGTGTGTGAATTACTGCGGCACTGATGGCGACTGTGCCGGGGACAAGAAGTGTTGTAGCAATGGCTGCGGTCGAACCTGCACATCACCTGTGCGGCAAG CATGTCCTGAAGGTCAGCCTGTGGTTATGTGTCTCCGCGATCCGTGCGAGTCTGCGAGTTGTCCCGCCAACCCTATGGCTACATGTCGTCCAAACTACTGCGGTACATGCAGCGCTGAATTCTACGACGAGAGGAACAACAAGGTCAACTGCACCTCGG GTCTGACCCGATGCCAGCGCAGTTATCTGGAGGCTCAGTCCCGGGGCCCTCTGATCGGCGCGTACATCCCGCAGTGCGACAAGGACGGGCGATACTCAGCTCTTCAGTGTCACGGCTCCACAGGTTACTGCTGGTGTGTTAACCCGGAGACCGGCGAGGAGCTCCTGGGGACGAGGAAACAACCTGGCAGCGGTCTTCCATCTT GTAACGCCACCAAGACGTCCGGCCCCACGTGCCCGTCTAACAGCAAAAGGTTCAGGCTGTGCGAGTCCTCATTGTGCGCGAACACCAACTGCACGCGTAACCCACGTGCTCGATGCGTGGCACCGATGGGCGCTTGCGGCACGTGTAGACCCAAGCACTACGACTACGATGGGTCAGCGGTGGACT GTATGACGGAGTGTCAGAGGAAGAAGCTAGAAGCTACTGAGGGGGGGCTACTCGGGGCTTATCATCCGTCCTGTAACGCAGACGGCACGTACACTCTGGTCCAGTGCCACGAGGGGTACTGCTGGTGCTCGTCCCCTGATGGCCGCGAGTGGCCTGGGACCAGAGCAAGAGGACAGCCCAAGTGCCTTCGCGAGAGAA TGCCAGAAATCAA ACACGTACATGTGACGTTGAGGTTCAAGAACAATTTTGACGACGTCAAAGACAGCGTGAAAGACTTTAGCGC GGTGTTGAAGACGCATATCTGCAAGTACTTAAGCATCAAGGCAGAGCAAATCCAGGAATTATCG GTCAAGAGTGGCAGCATTGTAGTAGAGTTCAATGTTGTGGCAGCTAAAGACGGACAAGACTTGAGCACTTTCGAGCAAGACATCTACAACAAG GTTCGTCAAAACGACATCGTTGTGAGTTACGGCGGCATGACGTTCGTCACCAGTCCTCAAGAGGTCCAAGCCTCGGCCCAGTACTCCTCAGATTCTAAAGCCGTGAGCAGCAAGGGAATGAGCTCCACCACGATTGCTTTGATCTGCGTGTTCGTCGCTCTTGCCGTGGTTGTAGTTGCTATCGTCGTTGTCGTG GTAAAGCGAAGACGAAACAGAGATCAAGCTGGCACCGACGGAGACTCG GCCGGATTCCTCTACAAAGACGGACGAGCTGAGAGCTACAGTACCACAGCGCAAACATAA